ACCCGAGGCGGCGAGGCGGTGCTCGATGAGCCCGGCCACATCAGCGTCATCCTCGACGACCAGGATCGTGGCCACGTCGGCTCCTCTCAACGCTCCATCGTGCACGGACGGCACCGTCCCGCACGGTACGTTCAGAATATGGACCGGGGCAGCGCGCTGACAAGCTGGGAGCCGCGCGATCCCGGGCTCTGGGGCCGGGGCATGCGCCCGTGGCTGCCCGCCTGGTGGGTCTGGCCGATCGCCGCTGCGGGGATCGGCGCCCTCGCCGCCTCCGGGCTGTACTTCACGCCGCCCGGCGGGACCCTGGCCATCTGGTGGCCCGCGGCCGGTCTCTCGGTCTGGTTCGTCCTGGTGAACCCGCCCCGCCGCCGCGCGCTCGCTCTCGCCCTCGTGTTCGTCGTGACGGCCGGGGCGAACCTCCTCAGCGGACGCGACCCGGGGCTCGCGCTGGGCTTGAGCTTCGCCAACGCCACGGAAGCCTTCGTCGTGGCGCTGCTGCTCGGTTTCGGCGGCGGACGCTTCGGCCTGCTCACCATCACGCACGCGCTGCGGTTCCTCCTCGCAGTCGCGGCGGGCGCGCTGGTCCTCGGCGCACTGGTCGGAGCGACCGTCCAGGCCGTCCAGGGCGGGGATCTGCTCGACGCCGCCGTCCCCGCGGCGGCCTCCCATGCCGCCGCGGTGCTGCTGGTCGCGCCGTTCGCGTTGATCCCGGCTCGCGCCGGCGACCCGTTCCGGTGGGGCGAGGTGGCGATCCAGACCGCCATCCTGGCCCTCGCCATCCTGGTCGTGTTCCGCCCGGGAGCGTACCTCCCCCTCGCCTTCCTGCCGTTCACCGTCGTGACCTGGGCGGCGTTCCGGTTCCCGATGGCGATCGCCTTCGCACAGTCGCTGGTCGCCGCGGTCGCCGTCATCGCGCTGAGCTTCAGCGGCGGCGGGCCGTTCGCCGCGATCGGGCTGAGCACCACGGACCTCGCCATCACGGTGGAGGTCTTCCTCGTGGCGCTGGCCACGATCACGGTGCTCATGGTCGCCGCCCGCAACGAGCTGCGCCGGGCCACCCGCACGGCGGCGACGACGACGCGCCTCATCACCGGGGGGTTCCTGGAGTCGGAGGTGGGACTGGTCATCGCCGAGCGCGAGCGCGGGACGTCCACCGTGATCTGGGCGAACGACGCGGCCCGGAACCTCTTGTCCGGCGAGCTCTCCCCCGAGGGACGCTGGGCGGGCGACATCGAGGCGGCGACGCAGACGGCCCTCCGCGGAGAGGCGGAGCAGGTGCACGAGCGGGGCGGAACCGTCATCCGCCTGCTCGCGAACCGGGTCCCGGGCGATCCTCGGCGTTTCGCCGTGCAGCTGGTGGACGTCACCAGCACGGTACGGATGATGCAGGCCAGGACCGAGGCCGAGCTGGAGCGCGATGCCGCCCGCACCGCGCGGATCGACCTGGAGCGTCAGCGCGACGACTTCGTGGCCACGACGAGCCACGAGCTGCGCACCCCCATCACGAGCCTGCGCGGCTACACGGAGCTGCTCGCCGAATCGCCGCGACTCCCGGAACTCGAACGCGGTTGGGTCGAGGTCGTCGACCGGAACGCCCGCCGGCTGTCCGAGCTCGTGGAGGACCTGCTCACCCTCGGGCGCGCCCGCCGGGCTCCCGTGGTCCGGGCGGCCGTGGAGATCCGCGATGCCGCGGACTACCTCGCCGACGTCGCCCTCACGCAGCGTCCGGCGGCGGATGCGAAGGATCTGTCGCTGCACACCGCCGTCGCCGGTCCCCTGCCGGTGCGCGCCGTTCCGCGCGATGTGCTGCGCGCCCTCGGCAATCTCGTCTCGAACGCGCTGAAGTTCACCCCCGACGGCGGCGAGGTGCGCGTGAGCGCCGTCCCGGACGGGCGTGAGGTGATCTTCCGCGTGGCCGATACCGGCCCCGGGATGACGGCGGAAACACTGTCCCACGCGTTCGAGCGGTTCTACCGTGCGCCCGACGCGGAGCGCGAGAACACGCCCGGCACCGGACTCGGGCTGGCCATCACGCGGGAGCTCGCCGAACGCAACGGCGGGTCGGTCGATCTGCACAGCCCTGCGGGTGGCGGACTCGTCGCCGAGCTGCGCCTGCCGCGCGACCTCGCGGCGACTCAGCGCACGGAGGCGGGCACGGGGCCGTCTGCGACCGGGTCGGGAACGCTCGCCTCCAGCACCACGTCCGCGCCGCGCTGATACGCCCGCGCGCTCAGGTGCGCGAGACCGCGCCCGCGCATGCGCAGCCCGTCGGCGAGGACCCCCGGAGCGGCGACCTCGACCAGCAGCGCCTGACCGGGTTCGTCAGCCGGACGCACGGACAGTTCCGCGGAGCGGGCACCGGAGTGCTTCACGGCGTTCACGAACGCCTCGGCGGCGATGTCGGCCACGCGGCGGCGGATGCCCGCGTCGGCGAGCACGGACCGCGCCGCCGGGTCGATCTCGCTGGAGATCCGGAGCACGTTCGTCCACGACGTGATCACGTCGGCCAGCACATCCGAGGCGCGGGTTCCGTCCGTCGCCCCGTGCCGCATCTCCTCGAGCGCGCGATCGATCGTGACGGCGAACGCCTCCGCCTCCGATGTCGTGGCGTCGCGTTCGTCGAGCGCCGCGGCGAAGACGACGCAGCGCCCCTGCACGTGGCCGTGGAGGCGTTCAGCGGCCGTGTCCAGCGAGGCCCGGGTGCGCGCCGCCAGCGCCGCCAGCGCCGCGGCCTCCGCCGCCAGCGCGCTGGTGAGCAGCCGCTCCTGCACGATGGAGCGGCGGCCGGCATCCGCGCACAGGGCGATCGCGACCGCGATGCCGGGGAAGGCGAGGATCGGAACCAGCACGATCCCGCCAGACTCCGGATGCAGCGCGAAGGCGACCGCCGAGTACACCGCGCCCGCGCCGGCCCAGACGACGATGAGCGTCGCGCCGCGTCCGCTCGGGGGACGGCGGGCACCCAGCCGGCGGCTGAGCACGTCCGCCGCACCACTCAGGAGGGCGAGGGCGACGATGGAGAGCAGCACCAGGTACCAGGGCGCCACGGTGACGATGTACGGCAGGCTCGCCGCGAAGTAGATTCCTGCGACCGTGAACGGGGGCGGCGGGCGCAGCCGGGACAGGATCGGCCGGGAGGAGCCGACGGGGGGCGCGGCCGGGGCGACGTCGCCGGCCACCGGAGGAAGCTCCGTGCGCGCGACGTCCTCGAGACGGTGGCTGGCCTCTCGCACCACGGCGGAGAAGGCGCGCACGTCCTCGAACCCCGGGCGACCGGTCCGGAGGGTCTCGAGTCCCGTGCGGATGCGGGCGAACGACGCGTCCAGCTCGGCCTGTGCCTGGCGCTCGAAGACCGCCGCGCGCTCGCCCGCCGCGGCGAGCGCCGCGCGCGCCGACCGCAGGCGCCGCCCGACGGATCGGCTCCCCGCGTAACCCACGGTCGCGATGGCCACGAGGGACAGCAGCAGCACCCAGACGAGGAGGTTCGTGGCGATGCGCTGCGCCCACCCGCCGCTCGGTTGCGTGGGCAGGAGCGCCGCGGCGATCGCGTCGTTGAGGAACGGACGCAGCACGGACACGGCGACGAGCGTCGCGAGCACCAGCGCGGCGCGTCCCCGGGGACTGCGCACGCGGCGTTCGGCCCAGGCGACCGGGAGCACGAGGGCGGCGATGACCGCCCATCCGATCGCCGACACCCCGACGGCGGCGGGGTAGTCCTGTGCCTGCGTGACACCGAAGTAGGACCCGAGGACCGTGACCGAGGCGAGGAGCGACACGGCGGCCGACCACCAGGTGAAGAACCGTCCGCTGGTCACGGCGGCCCACCACACGCGTCCGGCGCGACGCACCCTGCCGCGGGGAACGGAGGCCGAGCGCTCCGGGGCGCGAGGTCCTCCGCGCGCGACCGTCATCTTCGACTCCCCCGGGTGCGTCGAGCACCACGTTCCGTGCGGCAGTCTAGCCAGTCGCCCCGGTCAGAGTGCGGACAGCGCCCGATCCAGATCGGCGATCAGGTCGTCCGCATCCTCGATGCCGACCGAGAGCCGCACCAGCTCCACCGGCACCGCGAGTTCCGTTCCGCGCACCGAGGCGTGGGTCATCTCGTCCGGGTAGTTGAGGAGAGATTCCACGCCGCCGAGGGACTCCGCGAGGGTGAACAACCGGGTGGACTCCGCGAACCGGCGGGCCGCGGGGCCGTCCGCCAGCTCCAGCGACACGATGCCGCCGAAGCCGCGCATCTGACGCGCGGCCAGGTCGTGGCCGGGATGCGACTCCAGACCCGGGTAGTGCACGCGCGCGACCCGGTCGTGTCCGGTGAGGAAGCGCGCGACGGCATCCGCGTTCTCGCTGTGCCGCTGCATGCGGATGGCGAGCGTCTTGATGCCGCGGGTGGTGAGCCAGGCGTCGTGCGGGCCGGAGACCGCGCCGGCGGCGAACTGCAGGAAGCGCACCTGCTCGGCGAGCGCGTCGTGATTCGTCACGACGGCTCCGCCGACCACGTCGGAGTGCCCGCCCAGGTACTTCGTCGTGGAGTGCACGACGACGTCGGCGCCGAGTGCCAGCGGCTGCTGCAGGGCCGGCGACGCGAAGGTGTTGTCGACCACGACGAGAGCGCCGGCGTCGTGACCGAGCGCGGCGAGACCGGCGATGTCGCTGATCTTCAGCATCGGGTTCGAGGGCGTCTCGACCCAGAGGATCTTGGCCGGCCTCTCGGCGAGGGCCGCGGCCACCGCTTCCAGGTCACTCATGTCGACGACGCGGAGGCGGATGCCCCACGGGCCCAGGACCCGGGCGATCAGGCGGTAGGTCCCGCCGTAGACGTCGTTGCCGAGGAGCACCTCGTCGCCCGGCTGGAGCGCCGCCCGGAGGAGGGCGTCCTCGGCGGCGAGCCCGGACGAGAAGGAGATCCCGTGCGCGCCGCCCTCGATCGCCGCGAGCTGCGCTTCCAGCGCGGTGCGCGTCGGGTTCCCGCTGCGCCCGTACTCGTAGCCCTGCCGGAGGTTACCGATGCCGTCCTGCACGAACGTCGTGGACATGTGCAGGGCCGGGATGACGTCGCCGGTGGCGGGGTCGGGGCTCTGCCCGGCGTGGACGACGAGGCTGGCGAAGCCGCGTGCGGCGTCGTGATCGGTCATCGGTTCTCTCCTGCCGTGTTCGTGGCGGCTGCGGGCACGAGGGGCTCGACCGTCTCGACCTCGTAACCGTGCTCGCGCATCCATGCGTCGTCGAAGATCTTGCCCATGTACCCGCGCCCGGAATCGGGCAGCAGCACCACCACGACGGCGTCCGCGGGGAGGTCGCGGGCGGCGGCGAGCGCGCCGGCGACGGCCATCCCGCTCGATCCGCCGACGAGGAGCCCCTCTTCCCGGGCGAGCCGGCGCGTCATGGCGAACGACTCCGCGTCGCCGACCTTCTCGAAGCCGTCGACGACCGAACCGTCGTAGGCGCCCGGCCAGAAGTCCTCACCGACGCCCTCGACGTCGTAGGTGTGGACGGGGCCGCCCGAGTAGATCGAGCCGACCGGGTCGACGCCGATGACCTGCACCCGGCCGTCGGAGACCTCCTTGAGGTACTTCCCGGTACCGCTGATCGTGCCGCCGGTGCCGACGCCGGCGATGAAGTGGGTGATCCGCCCCTCGGTGTCGCGCCAGATCTCCGGGCCGGTCGTCTCGTAGTGGCTGCGCGGGCCGTTCTGGTTCTCGTACTGGTTCGGCTTGAACGCGCCGGGGATCTCCCGCACCAGTCGGTCCGAGACCGAGTAGTAGGACTGCGGGTCCTCCGGCTCGACGGCGGTGGGGGTGACAACGACCTCGGCGCCGTAGGCGCGCAGGACCGCACGCTTGTCCTCGCCGACCTTGTCGGGCACCACGAAGACGCACCGGTAGCCGCGCTGCTGCGCGATGAGCGCGAGCCCGACGCCGGTGTTCCCGCTCGTGGGCTCGACGATCACGCCGCCGGGCAACAGCTGCCCGTCGCGCTCCGCCGCATCGATGATGTTCGCGGCGATGCGGTCCTTGGAGGACCCGCCGGGGTTGAGGTACTCGATCTTCACCAGCACCGTGGCGGCGATGCCCTCGGTGACGCGGTTGAGACGGACGAGGGGGGTGTTGCCGACGAGGTCGGCGACGCTCTGGGCGTAACGCATGGGAGATGTCCTGATGTTCGGGGGCCGCGGGGCTCACCCGTCGCGGCGTCTGTCGGTGGTCGGAGAGGATGCGCGAGAGCGCACAGGATCACTCAGCGACAACAGCGACAGGTCAGCACCCGACGACCTTACCATCCCGTACTGCGGCGCGTCCGCCCCTCCTCGGAACCTCACGCCAGGGCGACCGAGGTCAGCGGGCGTAGACCTCACCCCAGGGTGAGGGCCCCACGGCGACGGGGCGGCCGGGGGTGCGCGACCATCGGCTCCAGGAACCGGGGAAGACCCGGGACGGGACCCCGGCGTGGGCGAGGGCGAGGGCGGTGTGCGCGGCTGCGATGCCCGAGCTGCAGGAGACGACGATCGGGCGCGCCGGGTCGACCCCGGCATCCGCGAGGGTGCGGTGCACGTGGGCGGGCCCCCGGAGACAGCCGTCCGGTCCGACGTGCGCCAGCGTCGGGATGTTGACGGCGCCCGGGATGTGCCCTGCCCTGGGATCCGGCGTCGGCGCCGTCCCGCGGTAGTGCAGCGGGGATCGCGCGTCGATGAGCGCTCCTTCCCGCGGCGCCGCCGCCGCCTCGTCGATCGACGCGGCACCGGGATCCTCGTCACGGAGCACGACGTCTCCGGGCGTCGGCTGCAGGTCACCGCCCTCGAGCGGGCCACCCGATTCGATCCACGCCCGGAGGCCGCCGTCGAGGACCCGTACCTCCACGCCGCGGCGGCGCAGCAGCCACCACGCCCGGGCCGCGGCGACCCCGTCGTTGTCGTCGTAGACCACCACGAGGTCTCCGACGCGGACTCCCCAGCGTCGTGCGGCGCGGGCGAGGTCGGCGAACGCGGGGAGCGGATGACGCCCCTCCTCCGGATGCCCGGGGCGCGTGAGCTCCTGCTCCAGGTCGACGTACACCGCGCCGGGCAGGTGGCCGCCGAGGTAGAGGGGGCGCCCTTCCGGGAGATCGAGCCGCCAGCGCACGTCGAGCAGCCGCACGGGACGACGACGCGCACGCAGGGCGGACAGCTCGGCCACGCCGATCACCGGGCTCTCCTCTGCGGCGCTCATGCTGCGAGCCTGCCCCCGCGCCCGGGTCCCCTCAACGTGCAGCGACACACCGCGTCACGCAAGACAGCGCATCGCGCAGACACGCGTCAGCGAATACCCATTGTGCACAATTCGATTGTGTGCAATCGTTCTACCATGACGAGCCGAAGCATCCCGGAACTCGACCCGGAACAGGACGTCCTGGATCAGATGGTGTGCTTCTCGCTCTACACCGCCAGTCGCGCGACGACCCAGGCCTACCGCCGCCTGCTGGCCCCCTGGGGACTCACCTACCCGCAGTACCTGGTGCTGGTGCAGCTGTGGACGCGCGGCGCCCAATCGGTGCGGGACCTCGGGACAGCGCTCTCCCTCGACTCCGGGACGCTCTCCCCCCTCCTGACCAGGCTCGAACGCAGCGGGATCATCACCCGCACCCGCGACGAGGCGGACGGACGGGTCGTCACCGTCCGTCTCACCGAGCACGGTGACCGTCTCCGCGACGAGATGGCGGACGTCCCCGCGCAGCTCTTCGCGTGCATGAGCCTCTCCATGGATTCGGCGCGCGCCCTCCTCGACTCCCTGCACACGCTCACCGAGAGCGTGCAGGCGAGCAGCACGCGCTGAGCACCCGCTCCGCGCTCGCCCGACGACACGAAAGGCACCACCATGGAAGCCATCTACACCGCAGAAGCCCTCTCCACCGGCGACGGACGCAACGGACACGTCGTCACCTCCGACGGCATCCTCGATACCGACGTCCGCACGCCCAAGGAGATGGGCGGCCCCGGCGGGGCCCCGAACCCGGAGCTGCTGTTCGCCGCCGGCTACGCGGCCTGCTTCCACAGCGCACTCCAGGCGGTGGCCCGGATGCAGAAGGTCGCGCTGCAGGATTCGAGCGTGGGGGCGCGCGTCGAGCTGGGCCCGAAGGACGGCGGCGGGTTCCAGCTCGCCGTGGAGCTCGAGGTGGTGCTCCCCGGCATCCCCGCCGATCAGGCGCAGGCCCTCGCCGACGCCGCCCACCAGATGTGCCCGTACTCGAACGCGACCCGCGGCAACATCGACGTCGCGGTCCGCGTGACCGAGGACTGAGACCCCCGGCGGCCGTCGCTCAGATCACCGGGGCGACGGCGCCGCGGTGCGGGGACGTCCGGCGCGCACGACGCGCGGCCGCGGCGTCCTCGGCGCACGCCTCGAGCGACCCCTTCGCCGCGTCGAGGCTCGTGAAGGTGCCGCGGTGACGACCCGCTCCGTCCCGCGCCTCGAACCCGGCGGCGGTCACGGTCACGGTCCCCACGAACGTCGCCGCCGTGTTGGCGACGTGCAGGCCGGACTCGACCTGGATCCACACCGCCCGTGAGCGCTGCCGCGGTGCGTCGACGATCGGAAGCGCGATCGGCTCGGTCGGGAGCAGCTCGTCGATCTGGGGACGGTTCGCGGAAGGGGCGTGCACGGGTGGACTCCATTCGTGAGGACTGACACTTCGATCATGTCCGCCCCCTCCGACCTGCCGAGGGGACTGGCGAGACGCCAGCCGATCTGCTAGATCGTGGGGTGAGGGAAGGGACCGGGATGGGCGGACTCGGTGGTAGAGCCGGCGCACGTACGCACGACGACGGTCGTGACGAGAGCCGCAACGAGCGCGCCGACCGCAACTGGGAC
The sequence above is a segment of the Microbacterium caowuchunii genome. Coding sequences within it:
- a CDS encoding cystathionine gamma-synthase, with translation MTDHDAARGFASLVVHAGQSPDPATGDVIPALHMSTTFVQDGIGNLRQGYEYGRSGNPTRTALEAQLAAIEGGAHGISFSSGLAAEDALLRAALQPGDEVLLGNDVYGGTYRLIARVLGPWGIRLRVVDMSDLEAVAAALAERPAKILWVETPSNPMLKISDIAGLAALGHDAGALVVVDNTFASPALQQPLALGADVVVHSTTKYLGGHSDVVGGAVVTNHDALAEQVRFLQFAAGAVSGPHDAWLTTRGIKTLAIRMQRHSENADAVARFLTGHDRVARVHYPGLESHPGHDLAARQMRGFGGIVSLELADGPAARRFAESTRLFTLAESLGGVESLLNYPDEMTHASVRGTELAVPVELVRLSVGIEDADDLIADLDRALSAL
- a CDS encoding MarR family winged helix-turn-helix transcriptional regulator, encoding MTSRSIPELDPEQDVLDQMVCFSLYTASRATTQAYRRLLAPWGLTYPQYLVLVQLWTRGAQSVRDLGTALSLDSGTLSPLLTRLERSGIITRTRDEADGRVVTVRLTEHGDRLRDEMADVPAQLFACMSLSMDSARALLDSLHTLTESVQASSTR
- a CDS encoding sulfurtransferase, translated to MSAAEESPVIGVAELSALRARRRPVRLLDVRWRLDLPEGRPLYLGGHLPGAVYVDLEQELTRPGHPEEGRHPLPAFADLARAARRWGVRVGDLVVVYDDNDGVAAARAWWLLRRRGVEVRVLDGGLRAWIESGGPLEGGDLQPTPGDVVLRDEDPGAASIDEAAAAPREGALIDARSPLHYRGTAPTPDPRAGHIPGAVNIPTLAHVGPDGCLRGPAHVHRTLADAGVDPARPIVVSCSSGIAAAHTALALAHAGVPSRVFPGSWSRWSRTPGRPVAVGPSPWGEVYAR
- a CDS encoding ATP-binding protein → MDRGSALTSWEPRDPGLWGRGMRPWLPAWWVWPIAAAGIGALAASGLYFTPPGGTLAIWWPAAGLSVWFVLVNPPRRRALALALVFVVTAGANLLSGRDPGLALGLSFANATEAFVVALLLGFGGGRFGLLTITHALRFLLAVAAGALVLGALVGATVQAVQGGDLLDAAVPAAASHAAAVLLVAPFALIPARAGDPFRWGEVAIQTAILALAILVVFRPGAYLPLAFLPFTVVTWAAFRFPMAIAFAQSLVAAVAVIALSFSGGGPFAAIGLSTTDLAITVEVFLVALATITVLMVAARNELRRATRTAATTTRLITGGFLESEVGLVIAERERGTSTVIWANDAARNLLSGELSPEGRWAGDIEAATQTALRGEAEQVHERGGTVIRLLANRVPGDPRRFAVQLVDVTSTVRMMQARTEAELERDAARTARIDLERQRDDFVATTSHELRTPITSLRGYTELLAESPRLPELERGWVEVVDRNARRLSELVEDLLTLGRARRAPVVRAAVEIRDAADYLADVALTQRPAADAKDLSLHTAVAGPLPVRAVPRDVLRALGNLVSNALKFTPDGGEVRVSAVPDGREVIFRVADTGPGMTAETLSHAFERFYRAPDAERENTPGTGLGLAITRELAERNGGSVDLHSPAGGGLVAELRLPRDLAATQRTEAGTGPSATGSGTLASSTTSAPR
- a CDS encoding organic hydroperoxide resistance protein, with the translated sequence MEAIYTAEALSTGDGRNGHVVTSDGILDTDVRTPKEMGGPGGAPNPELLFAAGYAACFHSALQAVARMQKVALQDSSVGARVELGPKDGGGFQLAVELEVVLPGIPADQAQALADAAHQMCPYSNATRGNIDVAVRVTED
- a CDS encoding pyridoxal-phosphate dependent enzyme; amino-acid sequence: MRYAQSVADLVGNTPLVRLNRVTEGIAATVLVKIEYLNPGGSSKDRIAANIIDAAERDGQLLPGGVIVEPTSGNTGVGLALIAQQRGYRCVFVVPDKVGEDKRAVLRAYGAEVVVTPTAVEPEDPQSYYSVSDRLVREIPGAFKPNQYENQNGPRSHYETTGPEIWRDTEGRITHFIAGVGTGGTISGTGKYLKEVSDGRVQVIGVDPVGSIYSGGPVHTYDVEGVGEDFWPGAYDGSVVDGFEKVGDAESFAMTRRLAREEGLLVGGSSGMAVAGALAAARDLPADAVVVVLLPDSGRGYMGKIFDDAWMREHGYEVETVEPLVPAAATNTAGENR